ATTTGATTGAGATATTTAATTTTGAATTTGGTTTACAATTTTGATCGGGCCAATGATTTTTGAAATCAATCAACACCAACCGGCTAACCCTCTTACCACCTAAAAAAAGAAGCGCCACCATGTGATGACACTATAACATCAATATAATACATGTAGCCACCGACGCAGAAATTTACCCACAAAAGCATGAGTTAATTAGCGCATAACATAGAATCGCATCATGAAAGGCCCACCAAATAACCGCATTATAAATAAACATAAAAAAACTCCATCGTCTTCCCCATCCGCCAAACTAAATATTTTATCAGTTCCAAAAAACAAGGGGTATTAGTATTAGTTCTTGGAAAGTCAAATTTctttaactttgaccaagtttagagccaaaaatatcaacatccacaatattaaaccaaaaaatgatggaaattcatttcatgatgaatctaataaCACCAATTTGATATTACGATTTTGATATATATTTCTTCATAAATTTGATCAAACTTAAAGATGTTGGATTTTCAAAAAagtaatacaccttatattttaaAACAAAATAAGTATTTTTTTTAAGAATCTCAACAACACCAACGACGCAACAAAGCGCACCCAACCCTTCTAGTCTTAGAGGAAAAGCAAGAagggaaggggggagggggggggggggttgttgagatttggttgagcatcaagCAAGAGCATCTTTGAGCCTACAAGTGTTACTCATACTCTTGGAGACTTGACATCTTCTAAATAGTTAGTCGTTGCGCAAAGTTTGTGTAGGTCTGGGATCACCTCAAGATCCACTATCAGTAATTGGGTGAGTAGTGAACTTAGCTCAAGGCGGCGCTGAGTGCTCACCCTCTCCTACGAAGACGTAAAGTCCGCCAAGGACTTGAACTTCGGGAAATAAACCTTCAAGCACTTGCGATTTACCTAGTTGCTTATGTCTTTCTTTGTGTTTGTTCCTTTTGTACTCCCTTTCACGCATACCAACGCGTTTCCAAACCTACCAATCATATAGATGTTCAGCCACTCAGCTTGGCTTGTGATTGGTCTAATTGACCATGAAGCTTGCTTTGTGAGAAAAGATGAACACAGTTTAGGGCCTTGTTTTTAAGATTGGAGAGAGCAACGGGTAATTAGTTGTTGCTAGTTTCTTGACCTTTGCATGCTAATCAATAAACTGGATTAAAAATTGACACATCTTGATTTTTCACTTTGTTGGATATGTCAACAACATAGTTCTCACTGTGTGCAGGTAGCAATAACGGTCTGGGAAGGAAATTTAAAAGTATTGCATGTTCTGTATAGAGATATTGTCACATTGCTATGCATGCAAAAGTACTAGAGATGTTTTCCATGAGTTTACAAAAAACTATGATCACAGAATTGCGTCAAatttggttagtactccctccggctCTGAAAAGAAGGTTTATAAATTTTCTTTGAAATCAAATTGTGCAAAGTCTGACTAAATTTTTAGGAAAAATATAAAAAACTACGACACCCAGTTAATATCGTTACATACACAGATGAATATATTTCCATATCTAATATTGTAGAtgggcagttttccttacaaagtTGGTTAAATATTGCACCATTTGATTTGACATAATATTTATAGTCCTTCCTTTTGAAGTCGGAAGGACTAGATATTTATTGAAACCGTACCGAAGTTTGTTATTTACCGAGACCGAACCGGAGTCATAACTTCGTGTTTTGGTCCCTGACTCCTCCAATCGAGAATGTTCGGCAGCTTTGTCGCCATCGGTGAGTTTCTGAGGTTATGTCCCTTGGATTTTGGGTAGTCGTCTTCTTTTCTCTGGGACGACGATGTGCTTCAGATCATCGTCGCTGGAGTCTTCTAGCTTCGATCGACGACTTTCGACCGCCACGTCAACAATGTTTGCCTGACTCCGATGGTGTTTTGGTGGTTCATAGGCGGTATCGAGTTCCGCTCACGGCTTGCCATCGATGAGTGCAGTAGGAAGGCGGTGTCAATTTTTTCAAAAACCTATGTGTAATTTTATGTTTCTACAAGAATGACTTTGTAAGGGTAAATCAATTTTAATACATGACCTTTGCTTTTTAGAAAAATAAGATCTTATTTGTCGACTTAACCGAATGCGCCCAATTGACAAAGACAGAGCGGGACATTTctcaaaaaaaaggaagaaacaaAAGAGAGAGCGGGACATTTTGTAGCACCTAAAAAATCCCCCGAAAAACCCCTGGTTTCAAAGATACCCGGAAACCCCTTTCTTCTTGCTCCGTTATCCTCAACGAAAAACCTCGGTGCCAGCCAGCCCAACCATGGAACACACGGCTAGCTCTACCCACTCCCAGTTCCATTTCCCCAGCACCTAAATCCGGATAACTCTAACCCCCTCTCCACTTCTTGAACTCCCCTCCTCCAGCTTCTTCACCCTCCTCGATTTCGAGCCCCGCGGTCACCACCGACCGCCACGTCGGGCGAAGAACCATGGCGTCTTGCTCCCACCCGTGGCTCTTTCCAGGTACCGTCATGTTCCTCATTTCAAGCTTCAAACCCCCGTCCTGCCCCGCGCGCGGACCCGAGAATTTGACCTCCCCGCTAACCCCCGCTTTCCGTCGAGCACTCTGCAGGCatgtcgtcgccgccgccggctgcCTCCACCGCCGTGCCGGTTCCGAGCTTCTGCAAGTCCTCGGTAATTGCCTGCCTTGACGCTTCAAATTGTTGAAAGTAAATGCCACGCTGTTGCTCGCTGGGCTAAAATTTAGGTTCTTCGATGCTTGCGCAGAAGGTGTTTGCTAGTTTGCGTCACCGGAGAAACGCAGGGTCAGTCGCGCCGACCAGAACGCGGAGATGCACGATCAGGTGCGTCAAGGATGAGTCTATCCATTTTGATCCGTCGAAGATTGAAGCGCCGCCGTACTCCAGTTACTTCGACTCCACGTCTGGTCAGCTCGAGCCGGCGTCAGGCGCCCGGGCAAGCATACCTGGGCAGGAGTACTGGCCGGAGGGCACTGCAGCCCGTGTCCGTGCTGCCCGTGCACCTGCGCCCGTCGGGGAGTCGGCCGGGACTCCGTCTCTTGGCAAGAAACCCGGGAGTAGGAGGAAAGGGTACAAGGGGCAGGTAGCGTCAGCATCAGCGGCGGGCGGTGCGGACACCGGTGGAGATGACGGCGAGTTCATTGTGGCCACTGAGGTTCCACTAGATGATACATTGGAGGAAACAAATGATTCGCTGGATGAATATGTTATTTACGAGGCGCCCAAGGAGGAGAGTTTGAGCGAGTATGAGATGGACAAGATGATGGGGCGGCCACACCCATTTGTTGACCCAGCAAAGGCGATGTTGGCAGAGGAACCGAAATCGAGCGAGGAGCTCTGGTGGAATTGGAGGAGGAAGTCCGAGGCAGAAATGTGGTCAAGATGGCAGAGGAGGCGCCCAGATGTTGACACGGTTAGTTCTCAATTGCCTGCACTTATAATGATGGCTTGTGATagtttttattgtggctgtctACCGGTTGTCAACATGGCCAGTTAGTAGAATATAATTACACAGTCGAGATTCACATTTTCTACCGCACCGCAATTATGTGGATTTACTATCCTAGTTTTTTTGTGCCTAGTCCAGGTAGCACATGCACTAGTTGCACTAGGGCATAACGATGCCTCTGTGTCCTTCTGTCATTCTGTATGTGTGAATCATTGTCAGGTTCAAGCTAGCTTGTCATGCTTTCCCAATGCATCTTCTAGAGTGTAATGTAAATGTGAACAGAGTGGTGTAGACCTTTAGGTGTAGACAATGACAAAGCCAATATTTTGCGCATGGGTAGGAGTGTTAAAATATCAAATGACCCTGAGACCCTCACATCCCTTATAACTCCGCTACTGGTAATGTGCGTGCATTGCTTTCACTGTGGCATGCAAGCATTATCTCGTTGTACAGTTTACGAGTTAGTGTTATGTGCCTGATtcagttttttatttttattttgcctGGTTCAAATTAGTTTTTATGACACATCCAGCTCCATGATATGCTTCAATTTTGATCCGTATTGTAATGCTTGTTTTGTTCTTTTTAGGTCTTTGCAAAGGCAATGGCTGAAACTGGGCAGATTAAAATATTTGGGGATCACCCTACAAGAACAGAAGCTGCTCTTGCCAAGACAAGAAGACATTTACACAAAGAGGAAAGGTTGACTAAATACCACAATAAATTTTGCTTATAAATATATGCTGCAGCTTTATGAGATCCTTTCATTGCACATGTGCAGTTGTGCACACCTTTCTTTTTATGTTGAATctttatttttgttctttctcAATACTTGAAATACCGTTAGCATTGTATAGCACATTTCCCCGCCATATTCTGAAACATTAATTTAAACACATCTTCCATTTCAATCTGTTTGTGTTGCATCGTAACAAATATGTGGTGGAACATTATATAGGTCCAATAACCACAGGTTTATGCGTCACTGGCATAGTTTTTCCGTTTGACCAAAGCTTGTACTGTTCTAGTTATAAATCTATCTATGGTGTGCATTACAAAATACTTCTCGACAACTGTTTTTTCAGCTTGGCATTGTCAGTGTATGCTTGTAACTTGTAAGGACTAAATTACTATCTTGTTTAGCAGTGGCTCTTATATTTGTATGCAATAAACACAGGTTAGAAGCAGAACAGAGGAGACTAGAAGAAATAGGACCAATAGCATACTATTCAGAATGGGTAGAAGCATATGAACAAAAGGACACTTCATGGGAAGCCATTCAGAAGCACTTTGAGGAGACTGGTGAAGATGCGAATACTCAACTTATAACAATGTTTCAACACCAAACTGCTGGGGAATATCGTATCATGATGGGCACTGATGTTCGTATACAACGAGATCCTTTGGCAATGAGGATGCGTGAAGACCAGATTAAACAGAGTATTTTTTTTGGCCCTAATTTTGATTGATTCATCTTGCTGACATCCAGAAGCTGCTTTTGCTGAATAGTTATGTGCAGTTCATCTTACATTAGCTTTTCTAATAATCCTGCAAAGTCTAGAGGTTTGGGGCCAAGTCAACGCAACCCCCCGAGCTTTAAAGTACCCAATATTGTTCAACAACATCCGCGGGGTTGTATTTAAACAGTATTTACTACACTGAGGGGTTGCTTAGACGGTTTTAAAGCTCAGGGAGTTGTGCTGACTTGGCCCCAAACCTTAGGGGTGATCTACATTTTTTCCTACATAATTTAATTTGAGCTAAGTTTCAAGAGCTGGTGCCATGTGCCTTAGAATGTATTCAATGAAGAAGCTGCTTGGTAATTTTATATAGTTCTATTCACTGCTTCAGACATGCATTTCTGGAACTTAATGCAAAAGGCAGAAACCATTGTTATCTCCTGCCTACTTACCGGGTTGATCTAGGAAAAGGACTCATTGGAGTTGAACACAATGTGACTTATTATTTCTCTTCAGTTTCATCATTCACTTCTGTGTTTAAATATTTTTGAACAATTGTTATTTTGTTACATCTGAAGTATCAGTATATGCTCTGCATCTCGAATGCACCGATACGGATACGGGTATCAGTATCGGGCCAATACGGATACGTAAATTCGTCATTTTGAAAAAGTGCCAATACGGATACGTTTTACTACTTTTTTTAAAAAAGGGATTCAGAATGTCAACCGTGGCCTTTTTACATGCATGGATTCCATGGTTCCCTGTCTTCTTTAGCAAATGAGCAGAAACTCTAGAGTAGCTACTCAAAGCTTCATGACCACAGTAGTCACATTTCCATTTAGTGTTGCCCCCTCCAGGTGATTTCTCTATGATTTGAACATGGCTCCACAATGGTGCCCTTAGATTTGTAGGTACAGTAGGAGGTTCAGCAGGAGGAGCCATCTGGAGGAGATGAGAAAAATGAGATCTTCACAGATCAGAGGAGAAAGAAGAGAGGATGAGCTTGGCTGGGcaggaaaaaggagaagaggcGTTGGTGAGGAGTAGCAGCTCGTCGCTGGCTAGACGCCGCTGCCGCCCACCCTGGGTGAGTAGCTGCTAGGTACGCAGCCACCAGCCGCCGCCTGGTGTGAGCTCGGGAGGGAGGAAAGAAAACTGGGAGGGAAAGGAAGGGGGCATTGGGGTACTAGGGTTGCTGTCTGCCTCTAAGCTGGGCTGAGTGGTCTCTTAGATGGGCTGGGCCGTATCCAAAACAAACTGAAAAAGTATCCTTCAAGTATCTGAATTGTTTTAAACCGTTTATTAATGGATACTCCTTGGATACGTATCGGGGGCGTATCGGAGGAGTATCGGTATTGGATACGGTATCCGATACCGATTCGCTAGTTTCCTGAAGTATCGGTGCATTCGAGCTCTGCATAATGTGTAATCCTATGAGGGAAGCTACCTTGTTACTCTTGGAATAAAATAAAGTTAATTGTCTGACTTGTTTAAACTTATGCAACTGTATTTGGGTATATAACAACTTGGACTTAATCCTGTGACATTCAAATATGCAGTTTGGGGTGGTGATCCTGTTTACCCAACTGTGAACTATGTTCAGGATCCTGATGAAGTGATTGACTACAGGAGTCCGGAATTTCATGAGCCTACCCCTGAAGTAGTACCTTATTTGATGGAGGTACGGGGCAGCAGTCCCACATAAAGCATTTTACACTGCCAACTAAGGTTTAGTAGATTCATGGTTTTTAGTTGTTTTGGAGATCCATAACACCATAAATATGAATGAACTTTCTAAGGGTCTTTAGTACTATATAACACATCACACAGCACTAAAAATGTTAATCGTGTGACATGTGTCGCTAATAGGAGTAATTGTATCATAAGTTTATGTATTGCACTTTCTCCTTTCAGCATGGGATAATGATCACGAAGGAAGAACTGGATGCACGTTTGATGGAAGAGGAAGAAGACATCAATCAAGACATTACGGTACACCTTAAACTGCACCACTGATTCGGCTATAACTGATTGCATATCATAGGTCTTGCAATTTCTCTTTAACTTATCCATGTTCTGCCATGCTGACAGTACATTCCTGAAGTCAAAGATCCCATGTCTACTGCTGTTGATATTGGAGAGCATTCTGTGAGTGTCCATTCGAAGTGCTTGTTTTTTTTCCATCAAAATGCCTCAGTGCATGTCTTACAGGAAAACAAAATAATTATGTGAACTATGCTAATATGTTAAATATCTTGTACATTAAAAATGGTTATCATTTGACAATGATATTCTCTACTTTTCGAAAGTTCaatgaagatagtgatgatgatgaggaggttGACAAAGCTGTCACACTGCCCGAGTCACTAGAGGTATATTACTGAACTATTTTACTGGTTGGAACATAGATACTGTACAGTTGCAGTTGTAATATTGGATGGGTGCTTTTATTATGTGCAACCCCAACAATAGAAAAATAGCCAGTTTGCTATATGCTTCTGGGGAGCTGAATGTTGAGTTTTTTTGTAACACGGGGGCACCGAATAAGTGGGATGAGATGTCTTATCAATACTTCTCCTATTCAAAGTTGATAATTTCTTGAAATCGTCTACTTTATCTATAGGATGAGGAAGATGGCGGGGATGAGGCTGCGGAAGTTGAAGGGAAAGTGAGTCAAAACTGGAGTGTTCTAAAGACTACTGGGCAGGACGAAAAACCAAAGGTACATTTTTATTATTGATTATGTCTTTTGGCACGTAGTAACACTGAAGCAATGAAATTCTTGTTGGTCATATTGGATGTCTTTACCTAATTGTGTGTTTTAGTTTCTTTTTGTGTGTAAATTAATGGAATTTTTGAGTCTTTTTACTATTTATATCATTATATGGTGATACGTGTTCAGAGTACGCCGTACACAACTGTGGCAACTTCTATTCCAGATaatgcttcttttttgtctttCCAGGAAAAGTTAAAGAAAGACCAGATGTCACTTAAAGACGCTATTAATGAGTCCGAGAACCTTACTGATTTCCTTATGGACTTTGAAGAAGATGAGTAATATTGTGGGTGTTTAGTCTCTGTTGTCGCATGACACAAGGTGAGTCAATAGTCAACCTACCTTTTTTATTCAACTTTCTTAGAATTTGATAAAATTAACTATAGTGTTCACTCTAGGAAATCCTGAGCCATACTCACTCGATGTGTGCTGGTTGAGTTTCTAGGTTTAGTTGCTACAAACATACTCCCTTTGTTGGAAATGCAAGACATGTGACTTTTCACAGTCTCGAATGCACAGTTTTGACTATAATTTTTGATAGTAATATGTGTGTTGAATGTGAAAAGATATATAGCAGAAATGAATTTTGCAAGACTACAATAATATTATTCGTGTATACTCATTAATTATGCACCTTACAGTTCTGGACCAAGGGAGCATAGTCCATCAGTAATATTGAATGGCACAGTAGCGAAATCATGAATATATTGCACTGATGCAAATAGCTTTAGGCCTTCCTATGATGCATTCCAAGGCGTGAAGCTGCATCCTTAATATGCTCAAGGGATTCAACAAAGTCATCCAAAAGTTCATCATAGTCAGGAAAGTGTCCCTCATCCAGTGCTAGATTTATCATGATGGTGTTGACATAGCTTTGATAATTCACGGTTAGGGCCTACACAAGCAAACCAAACAATTAATTACGAATTAACACAAACTCTATGCCATAAAACACTTCGACCTGCTAAATTGATTATTCATCACTAATTCAGCACACACTTATAAATACCTGGGTATGGAAGTTCTATACCCAGGGTTGTTCAAGTGCGGGTTGGCCAACCGTGTAAAACCATTATGTACGGCCTTAACCGCTCGCTTGTAACTGTTTTGAAGTATGGACCCCAATACCCTCACGGCCTCGCTACTTGCCTGTACTGGTGTTCAACGGATTACCAAACCCGCGTTTGAACACCCCTACCTATGCCTGGGCATAGTTACCTTTTATTCGGGGGTTCATGGTATGTTTTTTTTTCCGTGTAGAAAATTTACGTTGTTTTAGTAATCAACTTGTGACAGCGATGCTCATCTAATCAAGGAAATACTTGACGAGATATGATGATGTAGGGCACTGACATGTTAACTAATTTATTTAACCCTGGTGCACACAGGGCACTAACATGTCCATTAATTTATTTAAGTGTAGTGCAGAGTCATATTTTTGGAGGACTTACTTCTGGCGGTCCATAGCCGCTAGGGGCGATGAAGACGATTGGATGCCCACAAAACTCGACCTGTTCAACCGGGCCAGTCATGTTGGCGAATGATATAGTGGTATGGGAGATCATACGATGGAAGATAGCCGAAGCTGCCTGTTCGCGTCAGATGTGGCAACGCCGTTAGAAACAAGAACTCAAAATGGCTCAAAAATATGAGTACAGCGGCCCCTTTAGAAAACAGGATAGTTAAGAGGCACTGGTCTTGTACTGTGAGAATTAGCCGCCCAGCATTTCTCTTGGATAGCTAAATGTTTAGCACTTAGCACTGTGATATAAAGGACCAAAATGTTACCTTCAGTCCAAACACTTTGAAGATCACTTCTGCGGCGACATGTGTGAATACCACCTCCAGTGAGCTCTTCTTCCTGTCCACAACCTTCTTCCCCTTGCGAACGTAGTCGAGTGGGTCGCTGTGCATGCCGATGAAGAACGGAAGGATGATGAACCCAAGTTCATTTCCCCATTCCACGTGGCTTTCTTTGCCCGACTTTATCATATCAACGCATGCCTGTTCACGGGTAGCAAAGAAACCATCCTATCCTTCAGCTTTATTACGGAAATACTGAATTCATTTTGTTCGAACAAAAGAAATACACAATTCATGTGTATTGGATCTTTGGCGATCCCTATGACCCCAGTGCCTTTAATTTTCAAGATCCATTTTTCACCAAATGTTTGCCAGAAAAATAAACTCCATGATGGAAAATTGATGCCATTTACATTAATTTTGTTACTCCACCGAATTGGTATGTGAAAGCACTTTCAAACTGCATTAACTGTGTAATTGTTAACGAAATGTCGACCATGGATAATGCTCAAAAGGTATGTTACCGAGATTATATTGTCTTACGTGTAGGCTTGTGGTCGGCCTTAAGTTGACGAGAAGCATCGAGCGTACCCGTATCTCTTTATGAGTGTCGGTTTCACCTGATAAAAATGGATGGGACAAGCAACGGCACGGTTAGTAGGGCCGTCGCTATTCTGGCAGGAATCAACAAGAAATCAGCTTGTACTACCTGACTTTCGGAAGTGATAGCGCGACAGGGCAGCGTATGTGACTCCAATCAACACATCGTTAACTGTCTGCAGCAAACAAGGACAAAAATGTAGTACTCCTTTTTATGCTAGTTCTGCTCCTTGCAAGCAACAGGTCAACCACGCATTGAACAGATAAATAACACATTTGCAAAAAAAGAACCCAAATGATAacacccacacgtgtggcacgaaGCAATTCCGCCCACACGTTTTTTATGGCAACTTTAGTTACAAGaggatggcaactttagttgtGAAGCATGACAACTTTCTGTTTGGATGGCAAGTTTCAGTTTTTTTGAGATTTGTTTTTTTTTCGGATGGCGACTTTAGTGTAAAAAATGTGTGGGCGGTGTTACTacatgccacacgtgtggcagttatcgatgtccaaaaagaaagaaaagaataTAGATAAATAACAGGAAGAGAAAACAAAGCAATGCTGCTTTGTCTCGCATCAAACTGAACTTAACAAGTGGAAAGTAAAATGCTTATTTGTGATCTTTCAACTAATTTTAGGATCTAGTTGACACACTTGGAATACTTGACACACTTGAAATACTTTTAGGATCCGCGATGAACGACTTACACACATTTAGGACCCGCGATGAACGATTTTAAACTTTTCGGATCTACATATGACACACTTGGAATACTTTTAGGACCTCCTGTGTATTTTACTcttataataatacaatattttTTTATGATCTGTAAGTATTATTTTAAAATAATacatgaacaatatttgaaattTATTTTATTACTGAGATTATAATTTACATACTACGTATCTATTAAATTGTAAAAAAAAGAACAGATGCAAAATAGGCCGCACAAACTGGAGCCCATTTCTGCTACACATCGGCTGCTCCTTTGTTATAGTACAGTAAAGCACAGTTATCCTATGTATCCTTTCAGTATAGGAAACCTCATTTTCATCTCTCGATCTTTCACAGTTTCTCTTTTCATGGAGGAAGAGAGAAACTGTGAGAGATGAAAGGCTTTGGTTGGAGGGGCTTGGCTGGCGCCTTTGTGCTAACCTTGGGCGTCGGTTCGAGACCTAGCAACACACTTTCGCATGTTAAATTTTGCTCTATACT
The Aegilops tauschii subsp. strangulata cultivar AL8/78 chromosome 3, Aet v6.0, whole genome shotgun sequence genome window above contains:
- the LOC109761161 gene encoding protein PLASTID TRANSCRIPTIONALLY ACTIVE 12, chloroplastic, which produces MASCSHPWLFPGMSSPPPAASTAVPVPSFCKSSKVFASLRHRRNAGSVAPTRTRRCTIRCVKDESIHFDPSKIEAPPYSSYFDSTSGQLEPASGARASIPGQEYWPEGTAARVRAARAPAPVGESAGTPSLGKKPGSRRKGYKGQVASASAAGGADTGGDDGEFIVATEVPLDDTLEETNDSLDEYVIYEAPKEESLSEYEMDKMMGRPHPFVDPAKAMLAEEPKSSEELWWNWRRKSEAEMWSRWQRRRPDVDTVFAKAMAETGQIKIFGDHPTRTEAALAKTRRHLHKEERLEAEQRRLEEIGPIAYYSEWVEAYEQKDTSWEAIQKHFEETGEDANTQLITMFQHQTAGEYRIMMGTDVRIQRDPLAMRMREDQIKQIWGGDPVYPTVNYVQDPDEVIDYRSPEFHEPTPEVVPYLMEHGIMITKEELDARLMEEEEDINQDITYIPEVKDPMSTAVDIGEHSFNEDSDDDEEVDKAVTLPESLEDEEDGGDEAAEVEGKVSQNWSVLKTTGQDEKPKEKLKKDQMSLKDAINESENLTDFLMDFEEDE